Sequence from the Collinsella aerofaciens ATCC 25986 genome:
GGCGATCGAGCCCATCAGCAAGCTCAAGACGCATTTCCTGGGCAGCAAAAACCCTCGCCTCCACACCGACGAGACGCTTATGGCGCTGTCGATCACCTCGGCCACGAGTGAGACGGCCGCTCGCGTCCTTTCGGGCCTGGAGCAGCTGCGCGGTTGCGATGCCTTCTTTAGCGTGATTATCTCGCCGACGGACGAGACGGTACTGCGCAAACTGGGTATCAACGTGTGCTGCGAGCCCAAGTTTGAGCGCCGCGGTTTCTTCCACCGCTAAGTTTGAAGCACCGCGGTAATTGCATTGCATTTTGGCCGTATCGGGTTGGCGCCCGGTACGGCTTTTTGATCAATAAAGCGCCTATTTCGGCGAAAAATAGCCGTTTACCTGCCTAGAAACAATTTGAGCGGTATACAATAACCGTAACTGTTTCATCCTTAGCGGGATGCCGCATGATGGATATTACCTGCCATCGTGAGGTGTGTCGGTCGCGCACGGCGCGTTAGATGCTCGTGCTCGGTTTGAGGAGGCTGCTATGGCGGGCAAGGGTCGTGCGAGTGTCAACGATATGAAGCGTGTTGAGGTGCTGGTGTTGATGGAAATCGACCAGCAAACCGAAGACAATGGCGGGCCGTATGGTTTCTCGCGCAAAACGCTTGCCGAGCGCGTGGGGGTTTCGCCGTATCGTGCCCGCGCCGCAATCGATCGCTTGGATTCCGAAGGCATGATTGATGTCGTCTCGCGTTATAGCGACGACGGCGGTCAGCTTGCAAATGGCATTTGCCTCACCGAACGTGGCGAGTGGTATCTTGAGGGCGTCCGTACCGGCATGCTCGTTCAAGAAATGCTTGAGGACGAGGTTGCTGATCGATAGCAGCATGTAACCCTTGCCATAGCGACGCCGCCTGGGAAACCGGGCGGCGTTTTGTTTCAAGATTGAGAAATGCAATCGCACGCGAGAAAAATTGCGAACGGTCCGCGGCGCGAGTATTACAATGAAGACCCGTAAGATGTGGATAAACAACTTCTACGGGAAGCGCAGGTAACTCAATATGACCAAGCATGTGTTCGTAACCGGTGGCGTGGTTTCGTCCCTGGGCAAGGGTATCACCGCGGCCTCGCTGGGCCGTCTGCTCAAGTCGCGTGGCTACAAAGTAACGATGCAGAAGGCCGACCCGTATCTGAACGTCGACCCCGGTACCATGAGCCCGTTCCAGCATGGTGAGGTCTTCGTTACCGAGGATGGTTACGAGTCCGACCTGGACCTGGGTCATTACGAGCGCTTTATTGATGAGAACCTGACCCGCGATTCCAACTTTACGACCGGTGCCATCTACAAAAGCCTAATCGCCCGCGAGCGTCGCGGCGACTTTTTGGGCGGTACCGTGCAGGTGATTCCCCACGTCACCAATGCCATTAAGGACAAGTTCCGCCGCATCGAGGAGCAGACCGGCTCCGATGTAGTCATCACCGAGCTGGGCGGCACGATTGGCGACATCGAGTCCCAGCCGTTTGTCGAGGCCATCCGTCAGTACCGCAAGGAGGCCGGCCCCGAGAACGTCTGCTACATCCACGTGTCGCTCGTTCCCTATATCGCCGCCGCCCACGAGGTCAAGACCAAGCCCACACAGCATTCCGTCAAGGAGCTCCGCAGCTTTGGCATCCAGCCCGATATTATCGTGCTGCGCTCCGACCACCATATCGATGACGCTATCCGCGGAAAGATCGCAAGCTTCTGCGACGTCGACACCGATTGCGTCTTTACCAACGAGGACTGCGCGAGCATTTACGATGTTCCGCAGCTGCTTGCCGAGCAGGACTTTGACCTGCGCATTTGCGAGCGCCTGGGTCTGGACCCGCGTGAGCGCGACATGAGCGAGTGGAACGAGTTCCTGCGCAAACAGAATCACGCCAACCATCACGCCGACAAGGTGAAGATCGCCGTCGTGGGCAAGTACACGCAGCTGCCCGATGCGTACCTGTCGGTTATCGAGGCCCTGCACCATGCGGGCGTCTTCTACGATCGCCATGTGGACGTCCAGCTGGTCGACGGCGAGAGCCTCGACGAGCAGAATGTCTCCGAGGTTCTGGGCGACGCCTCGGGCATCCTGGTCCCCGGCGGCTTTGGCAAGCGCGCCCTGGAGGGCAAGATCCTCGCGGCCGAGTTTGCCCGTGAGCACAAGATTCCGTATCTGGGCATTTGCCTGGGTATGCAGGTGGCCGTGTGCGAATTTGCGCGCAATGTCGTCGGCCTTGCCGGCGCCAGCTCCTCTGAGTTCGATCCGGATGGCCCGTATAGTGTCATCGATCTGATGAGCTCGCAGGAGGACGTGACCGAGAAGGGCGGCACCATGCGCCTGGGCGCCTATCCGTGCAAGCTCGCCGCCGATACCCTTGCTCGCGAGGCATATGGCGAGGAACTCGTCTACGAGCGTCACCGTCACCGCTTTGAGTTCAACAACGCCTTCCGCGACCAGCTCGAGGACGCCGGTTTGGTTATCTCGGGTCTGTCGCCTGACGAGCGCCTGGTCGAGATGGTCGAGCTGCCGCGCGACGTGCATCCGTGGTATGTGGCAACCCAGGCTCATCCCGAGTTCAAGAGCCGCCCGACCAACCCGCAGCCGCTGTTCCGCGAGTTCGTACGCGCTTCGATCGGCCAGCACGAGGGTGTCGACCGTCTGCAGGTGACGCCCATGAACCTCGCTACGGACTAAGGGTGCCGGCGAATAAGGAACATACCGAAGCTACTCCCTCGTCGCTCGCCGTGGCGGCGGGGGAGTATCTCGATTACCTCGCGGTCGAGCGGGGTTTGGCGCGCAACACGATTGCGGCCTATCGTCGTGACCTGACGACGTACTGCGCCTATCTGGAGCGGGCGGGTATTGTGTCTTTTGAAGAGGTGACTCGTCAGGTCGTGGAGGGCTTTGTCGCCGACCGTCGCGATGGGGGCTATTCCGATGCCTCGGTGGAGCGTGCGCTTGCAGCCGTGAAGGGCCTGCATGCCTTTTTGGTGCGCGATGGGGCTGTAGCCCAAAATCCAACGGCGGCGTTGCGCCTGCCTAAAAAGGCTGAGCGTTTGCCGGAGTATCTATCGGTGGAGGATGTCTCGGCTCTGCTCGATCAAGACTTCCCCGAGGGCGAGATGGGCTTGCGCGACCATGCCATCTTGGAAGTGCTCTACGGATGCGGTTTGCGTGTGAGCGAGTTGGTGGGGCTCGATGTGGGCGATATCCATATTGACGATGGCTTTGTACTCGTTCGCGGTAAGGGCTCAAAGGAACGCCTGTCCCCGCTGGTGGGAAGCGCGGCGCGAGCTCTGATGCTCTATGTAACTGAGGGACGTTCTCGCTTGGCGGCCCATGCCCGCGGAACCGAGACCTCGGCGGTCTTTTTAAATAAGAACGGACGTCGCCTGTCGCGCCAGGCCGTGCATGCGATATGCGAGCGGTATGGGCGTCAGGTGGGGCTGGTGGGGCTCCATCCCCATACCTTGCGCCACTCCTTTGCCACCCACATGCTCGCGGGCGGTGCCGACCTGCGTGTGCTGCAGGAGATTTTGGGCCATGCCGATATTTCGACCACGCAGGTCTACACGCATGTCGACCGCACGCAACTGACCGAGGTCTATCTGGCGGCGCATCCGCTGGCGCATCGTTAACACATCGCTGGCCTGCATATTTATAGGTATTTGGGGACGGGCCCCAGATTGCTGCGGCGTGCTTTTGCGCGCGCATGGGCAATCTGGGGCCCGTCCCATTTTTCGCCACTTGTCGTCGCGGTGGTGGGCCGCACGTGCCTTGGGTGGGGGAGTTTGGGGGCGATGTGAACGCCATGTAAAAGGACGCAAAAATCGCCTCAAGGTCAACTTGAAGGTTGAGGTTGAAAGGCGGGGTGCCACAGGTGGCATCCCGCCTTTGCTGTAAACACAACATATTGTGTTTTCGAACATATGCTCGGGGGTGTTTTACAACATATTGGGGGTGGAATGGTGGGGCTGGGTGGGGGAAGGGGTGGGGAAAGGTGTTGAAAAATGGGGCGGTTCCCCATATTATTGATGACGTCGACAGGCGGGGTGGTTCCCCGCGTACGTGCCATCTGAGTAACCGAGGGGAGGGCGCACATGGGAATGACTGGTGCATACGAGCGCAATCTCGATGCAAAAGGTCGTCTATCCCTGCCTGCACCCCTTCGCGAGGAGCTTGGAGAGCACGTTCGCGTGTTTAAAGCCCTGGATGTCGATGCTCTGTACGTGTTCTCTGCCGAGGCCTTCGATAAGTGGGTCGAAGGACTCTTCGCGGGTCGTGAGGGCCACGAGGGTTTTAACCCGCGTGACATTAATGACCAGAAGCTCATGAGGGCGATCAACAAGCGCACCACGTCGATGGACGTGGACAGCGCCGGTCGTATCGGTCTTTCCGAGTCTCTCCGCAAGCAGGCGAACCTCGACCGCGAGGTCACGGTTGTGGGCAACTACGACCACCTTGAGGTTTGGGATCGCGCCGCGGCCGATGAGGACGATGACGATGAGGCCCTGCTGGACCTCTTCTTCTCGTAAGGGCAAGGCACGGGTAACGGATGGAGCGTGGGATCTTGACACAAGAATATCGGCATGAACCTGTCATGCTCGGCGAAGTGCTTGAGTCGCTGCGGCTAAAGAGCGGCTCCGTTGTCTGCGATTGCACCCTTGGCGGTGCCGGCCATTCGGTAAAGATGGCCGCGCAGGTGGGGGAGACGGGCCTTTTGCTCGGCGTCGATCAGGACGACATGGCCCTCGAGGCCGCTGGCGCCCGTCTGGACCGCGAGGTTCCCGGAGTTCCGCACCAGCTGCTGAAGGGCAACTTCGGCGACTTGGACGAGCTGCTTTGCTCGGCCGAGGTGCCCGGGGTCGATGGCTTCCTGTTCGATTTGGGCGTTTCGTCACCGCAACTCGATATCCCTGGCAGGGGCTTTTCGTATAACGAGGACGCCCCATTGGACATGCGGATGGATCCGGGTAATAACACCTTAAACGCAGCTGAGGTCATCAACACCTATAACGAACACGACCTCGCCCGGATTCTACGCGTCTACGGCGAAGAGAAGTTTGCCTCGCAGATCGCGCGCGAGATCGTGCGCCGCCGCGAGCAAGAACCGATCGAAACCACCGGCCAATTTGTCGAGATCATCAAGGCGGGTATCCCGGCTGCCGCTCGTCGGCATGGCGGACACCCGGCCAAGAAAAGTTTCCAGGCCATTCGCATCGAGGTCAATCACGAGCTCGATGTGCTCGAACGAGGGCTTGATGCCGCCACCAGGTGGCTCAACCCGGGCGGACGTATCTGCGTCATCTCGTATCACTCGCTCGAGGACCGTATCGTAAAGAACCACTTTAAGGAGATGAGCCAGGGGTGCACGTGTCCGCCGGAGATTCCGGTGTGCGTGTGCGGCAACGTGCCGATACTCAAGGTCATCACCCGCAAACCCTTGGTTGCCCAGCCTGATGAGGTTGAGCGCAACCCTCGGGCGAGATCAGCCAAAATCCGCGTGGCGCAGCGTCTGTAGGCGCGACCGCGCGATATTGGACCTCCCGCTCGCACCATAAACGAAGCTTAAACACACTACCAACGTACTCGGGATGGGAGGCGGCATATCATGGGCTACAACACTTCAAGCGCAGCACTTGCCTATGATATGAACGCCATGCCCGCCTATCGTGAGACGCCGCAGGCCCCCGTTGCTCCCCGTGAGCAGCGCACGCCGCGCTTTGATGTCTACACGGGCGCGGGCCGTCAGGCAAACCAGGCGGTAAGCCCGGTTTTCATGAGCGTTCTTAAAACGTTTTGCATCATTGCGGCTATCTTCATGACGATCGGCATCGCCCGCGTGGCACTCGCCGGCGTTACGGCCCAGGTGCTCAACAGCAACGCCGAGCTTACCAACACGCTCGAAAAGGCGACCGATGAGAGCTCCGACCTGGAGGTCATGCATTCGGTCTATGGCGCCGACACGCGCATTCGCGACCTTGCGGGCGCTTATGGCATGGTGGAGCCCAGCGAGAGCGTTACACTTGACTTTTCGCAGGATGCAGCCGCGGGCGCCAACGCGACCGCGACCGCTCAGTAGCAAGACGGTAGCTGAGTATGACAAATGACTATCGCCGCGGTTCCGATGGGGGCCGCGGTTCTGGACGTCCCTCGTCGCGGGGACGTTCTGGTTATCAAGGAACGGGTCGGCAATCTTACAACGCCGGGCAGTCCCGTGGCAACGACCCGGCGTCGCGACTTCGCGGCTCGGACGGCCCTCAAATGCATAACACCAGGTCGCGCAAGAGTTCGTCGACCGAATGGCTCACAGGCACGCCTCTGCCTCGCCGCAAAGCCATCATGGGCTTCATCGGGCTTGGTTTGGGCTTGGGCGTCTTTCGCCTTGCCGACTATCAAATTGTCGAAGCCGATAAACTGCGCGAGCGTGCCGATGCGCGCCGCCTGCTTGCACAGACCCTCTATGCCAAACGCGGCACCATCTACGACCGCAACGGTAACGTGCTGGCGTCGTCGGTCGAATGTCGCAACATCGCCGTGAACCCGCAGCTTGTCGAGGATGTTGACAAGACGGTGTCGGCGCTGGTCAAGGCAACTGGAATCGATAAAAAGACCTGCCGCAAGCTCGTCGAGTCCGATGGCACCTGGGTGTATATCAAGCGCCAGGTGGACGAAGACGATGCTGCGGCGCTGGAGAAGAAAAACCTGCCCGGCGTGCTTTTTGAGCAGGCCATGAAGCGCGTATATCCATACGGCAATCTGGCATCGCAGGTGCTGGGTGTAGTGAATGTAGACAACGACGGCTTGACGGGTCTCGAAAAGCAATACAACAAGCTTCTGACCGGCACGAATGGTACCCTCGTGCGCGAGCGCGCGAGGGACGGCAGCTATATCGCGGGCGGTGCCTATAAAAAGGTGGCTGCGGTCGACGGCGTTGACATCGTGACGACGCTCGACGTCAATATGCAGCGAGCGGCTGAGGATGCTTTGGCGGAGGCTGTCGAGAAGACAAAGGCCAAGAACGGCTCGGCTTTGGTCACCGACCCCACGACTGGTGAAATTCTCGCCGCCTGCTCGTACCCGACCTACGACCAGACCGATCTGGAAAACGCCAAGACCGAGGATATGAACTTGCGCCTGGTCACCGACGCCTACGAGCCCGGCTCGGTCTTTAAGACGCTCGTGGCGGGCGCCGGCTTCGACTTGGGCGTCGTGCGATCGAGTACGTCGTTTGAGGTGCCGGCGAGCATCAAGGTGGGTGACGATACCGTCACCGATGCCGACAAGCGCGACTATGCCATGACCATGGATGTGCGCGAGATGATGCGCCGTTCGTCCAACGTGGGCTTTGTCCTGGTGGGGCGCAAGATCGGTGCGGATGACTTTGCCGCCTATGTGGACAAGTGGGGCATAGGTCACAGCTCCGGTGTCGATTTTCCGGGCGAGAGCCTGGGCATCGTCAAGGAGCGTGACCAGTATGACGGCGCCACGCTGGGTTCGATGAGCTTTGGACAGGCGCTGTCCGTCTCGCCGATTGAGATCGCACGTGCCGTGGGCGGCATCGCCAACGGCGGCGTGATGATGACCCCGCACTTCTATAAGTCCAGCAAAGGCGACGAGAAGGACTGGGGCGAAGGCGAGCGCGCGATTTCGGAGGACGCCGCATCCCAGGTGACATCGTGCATGCAGACGGTCGTGTCCGAGGGAACGGGCGTTGGCGGCGCGGTTGACGGCTATGACGTGGCGGGTAAGACCGGTACGGCCGAACGAGCCGACGAGAACGGCGGCTACCTCAAGGAGAACTACATGTCGTCCTTTATGGGCTTTGCACCGGCACAATCGCCCAAGGTGCTGTGCTATATCACGCTCGACGGAACGCCGAGCGGCTCAGATGCCGCTGCGGTGCCGTTCCAGTCCATTATGGCCAACGCGCTCGACGTGCTGGGTATCCCGCACACGAAGTAGGGGGTTACAATCTTTGGGGCGTGGTTTGTTGTCCCATATGAGGGGTGTTCACATGCCCTGCACCACGCATGCGCGGCGCTGGGATACAATACGCCGATAGCATTATTAGGTTTACAGGGGAGCTGCAATGATAGAGATCGCCGTCAACAACCTCGCGGCCGCAACAGGGGCCCGAACCGTGACGGGAGAAGCCGATCAGGTATGCCGCGGGTGCGTTATCGACTCGCGCCAGGTCGAGGAAGGGACGATTTTCGTCGCCTTTCCCGGTGAAAACGTCGACGGCAATGATTTTGCTTCCCGTGCCGTCCAGTCGGGTGCCGGCGCCGTAGTGATGACGCGTGAGCCCGAGGCCGAGCTGGTCTCGCTGGCGCAGGACAAGGGCTGTGCCATCTTGCTGACCGATGATCCCGAGGAGTTTCTGCTGCGTTTGGCGCACACGTACCGTCTGGAGCTTGGCTGCCTGGTCGTTGGTATTACCGGTTCCATCGGCAAGACGACGACCAAGGACGTGCTCGCCGCTGTGCTCGCCAAGCGCTATCGTGTCTGGGCCACCAAGGGCAATTTCAATAACCTGATCGGCATGCCACTCACGGTGCTTTCCGCTCCGGCCGATACCGAGGTCCTGGTGCTCGAGATGGGCATGAACCATTTCCACGAGATCGAGCGCCTGTCCCAGTCCGCCAATCCCAACCTTGCCATCGTGAGCAAGATTGGTACCTCTCATATCGGCATTTTGGGTAGCCGCGAGAACATCGCCCGCGCTAAGGCCGAGATTGTCCAGGGTATGTGCGCCGCTGGCGACTTCTTGCCGCTGCTGGTTTTGGGCGGCGAGGACGACTTTACGCCGTTCATTCGCGATACGTTCGCCCAGCCTGCTGGTATCGACGTGATGCTGGCCGGCGTCTCGGACGATGATGAGGTCCGTGCCCGCGACGTTCGAGTTGATGACGAGGGCCGTCCGGTCTTTACGCTCGATTTTGGTCAGGGCGAGACAATCGATACCATGCTTGCCATCCCCGGCGTGCAGTCCGTCCCAAATGCCGTTAAGGCCGCCGCGGTTGCCTATCGCCTGGGCGTGACGCCCGAGCAGATCGATGCTGCCTTTAGGGGCCTCACGATCACCGGTCACCGCCAAGAGATCAAGCGCGCCAAGAGCGGTGCCCGCGTCATCGACGATTCCTATAACGCCAGTGCCGAATCCATGGCTGCTGGCCTCGATCTGCTGTGCTCGCTTTCGTGCACGGGGTCTCGCATGGCGATCCTGGGCGAGATGGGCGAGATGGGCGATGAGGCTCCTCGCATGCATGAGCTCGTGGGCGCCTATGCCGCCGCCAAGAAGCTCGACATGCTGGCGTGCGTGGGTGGTGAGCTGGCCCAGCTTATGGCCGATGCCGCGCGCATGATGGGCATGGACGAGGACCGCATCCAGGTGTTCTCCGATTATCAGCAGGTGCTCGACCGCATGGGCGGCGCGCTTGAAAAACATGATGTTGCACTGGTCAAGGGTTCCCGTTTTGTTGAGCTCGACCGCTTTGTGGAAGGTGTGTGCTAGCCCATGTTCGGCAATCCCTCGTATCCAACGTATCAGGCTTTTTTGGGGCTTGGCATCGCCGCTGCCATTGCGCTGCTGCTCATGCCGTGGTGGATCAAGCTGCTCAAGGTCGAGGGTATCGGTCAGCAGGTTCGTGCCGACGG
This genomic interval carries:
- the xerD gene encoding site-specific tyrosine recombinase XerD; its protein translation is MPANKEHTEATPSSLAVAAGEYLDYLAVERGLARNTIAAYRRDLTTYCAYLERAGIVSFEEVTRQVVEGFVADRRDGGYSDASVERALAAVKGLHAFLVRDGAVAQNPTAALRLPKKAERLPEYLSVEDVSALLDQDFPEGEMGLRDHAILEVLYGCGLRVSELVGLDVGDIHIDDGFVLVRGKGSKERLSPLVGSAARALMLYVTEGRSRLAAHARGTETSAVFLNKNGRRLSRQAVHAICERYGRQVGLVGLHPHTLRHSFATHMLAGGADLRVLQEILGHADISTTQVYTHVDRTQLTEVYLAAHPLAHR
- a CDS encoding division/cell wall cluster transcriptional repressor MraZ, coding for MGMTGAYERNLDAKGRLSLPAPLREELGEHVRVFKALDVDALYVFSAEAFDKWVEGLFAGREGHEGFNPRDINDQKLMRAINKRTTSMDVDSAGRIGLSESLRKQANLDREVTVVGNYDHLEVWDRAAADEDDDDEALLDLFFS
- a CDS encoding UDP-N-acetylmuramoyl-tripeptide--D-alanyl-D-alanine ligase, whose amino-acid sequence is MIEIAVNNLAAATGARTVTGEADQVCRGCVIDSRQVEEGTIFVAFPGENVDGNDFASRAVQSGAGAVVMTREPEAELVSLAQDKGCAILLTDDPEEFLLRLAHTYRLELGCLVVGITGSIGKTTTKDVLAAVLAKRYRVWATKGNFNNLIGMPLTVLSAPADTEVLVLEMGMNHFHEIERLSQSANPNLAIVSKIGTSHIGILGSRENIARAKAEIVQGMCAAGDFLPLLVLGGEDDFTPFIRDTFAQPAGIDVMLAGVSDDDEVRARDVRVDDEGRPVFTLDFGQGETIDTMLAIPGVQSVPNAVKAAAVAYRLGVTPEQIDAAFRGLTITGHRQEIKRAKSGARVIDDSYNASAESMAAGLDLLCSLSCTGSRMAILGEMGEMGDEAPRMHELVGAYAAAKKLDMLACVGGELAQLMADAARMMGMDEDRIQVFSDYQQVLDRMGGALEKHDVALVKGSRFVELDRFVEGVC
- a CDS encoding peptidoglycan D,D-transpeptidase FtsI family protein encodes the protein MHNTRSRKSSSTEWLTGTPLPRRKAIMGFIGLGLGLGVFRLADYQIVEADKLRERADARRLLAQTLYAKRGTIYDRNGNVLASSVECRNIAVNPQLVEDVDKTVSALVKATGIDKKTCRKLVESDGTWVYIKRQVDEDDAAALEKKNLPGVLFEQAMKRVYPYGNLASQVLGVVNVDNDGLTGLEKQYNKLLTGTNGTLVRERARDGSYIAGGAYKKVAAVDGVDIVTTLDVNMQRAAEDALAEAVEKTKAKNGSALVTDPTTGEILAACSYPTYDQTDLENAKTEDMNLRLVTDAYEPGSVFKTLVAGAGFDLGVVRSSTSFEVPASIKVGDDTVTDADKRDYAMTMDVREMMRRSSNVGFVLVGRKIGADDFAAYVDKWGIGHSSGVDFPGESLGIVKERDQYDGATLGSMSFGQALSVSPIEIARAVGGIANGGVMMTPHFYKSSKGDEKDWGEGERAISEDAASQVTSCMQTVVSEGTGVGGAVDGYDVAGKTGTAERADENGGYLKENYMSSFMGFAPAQSPKVLCYITLDGTPSGSDAAAVPFQSIMANALDVLGIPHTK
- the rsmH gene encoding 16S rRNA (cytosine(1402)-N(4))-methyltransferase RsmH, with the protein product MERGILTQEYRHEPVMLGEVLESLRLKSGSVVCDCTLGGAGHSVKMAAQVGETGLLLGVDQDDMALEAAGARLDREVPGVPHQLLKGNFGDLDELLCSAEVPGVDGFLFDLGVSSPQLDIPGRGFSYNEDAPLDMRMDPGNNTLNAAEVINTYNEHDLARILRVYGEEKFASQIAREIVRRREQEPIETTGQFVEIIKAGIPAAARRHGGHPAKKSFQAIRIEVNHELDVLERGLDAATRWLNPGGRICVISYHSLEDRIVKNHFKEMSQGCTCPPEIPVCVCGNVPILKVITRKPLVAQPDEVERNPRARSAKIRVAQRL
- a CDS encoding CTP synthase, with protein sequence MTKHVFVTGGVVSSLGKGITAASLGRLLKSRGYKVTMQKADPYLNVDPGTMSPFQHGEVFVTEDGYESDLDLGHYERFIDENLTRDSNFTTGAIYKSLIARERRGDFLGGTVQVIPHVTNAIKDKFRRIEEQTGSDVVITELGGTIGDIESQPFVEAIRQYRKEAGPENVCYIHVSLVPYIAAAHEVKTKPTQHSVKELRSFGIQPDIIVLRSDHHIDDAIRGKIASFCDVDTDCVFTNEDCASIYDVPQLLAEQDFDLRICERLGLDPRERDMSEWNEFLRKQNHANHHADKVKIAVVGKYTQLPDAYLSVIEALHHAGVFYDRHVDVQLVDGESLDEQNVSEVLGDASGILVPGGFGKRALEGKILAAEFAREHKIPYLGICLGMQVAVCEFARNVVGLAGASSSEFDPDGPYSVIDLMSSQEDVTEKGGTMRLGAYPCKLAADTLAREAYGEELVYERHRHRFEFNNAFRDQLEDAGLVISGLSPDERLVEMVELPRDVHPWYVATQAHPEFKSRPTNPQPLFREFVRASIGQHEGVDRLQVTPMNLATD